A genomic segment from Paenibacillus sp. FSL K6-1096 encodes:
- a CDS encoding lactate utilization protein C, producing the protein MTASTNTNMNMNTNKEAFLNTIAAKLGRARKSEVQRPAIQELVPNSYGPLTQDDLVAILKEQCFFIHTQVIETTRELLQRTLEDLIEANGGGAVMTSGDPRFREYGLAFPGAAVWEEAAGRAENIRRAESANTAIVFADYALAESGTVVVESRPDQGRSLHFLPSHYIAVIEREQLVLRSTDAAAALNRRIQAGEPVGSSINFISGPSNSADIEMKLVVGVHGPLRATYVLITE; encoded by the coding sequence ATGACCGCATCCACGAACACAAATATGAATATGAACACGAATAAGGAGGCTTTTCTGAATACCATTGCTGCCAAGCTCGGCCGGGCACGGAAGTCAGAGGTCCAGCGTCCTGCTATCCAGGAATTGGTTCCTAACAGTTATGGCCCGCTTACTCAAGATGATCTTGTAGCGATACTTAAGGAGCAGTGCTTCTTCATCCACACTCAGGTGATTGAGACAACGCGGGAGCTGCTGCAGAGAACGTTAGAGGATCTGATCGAGGCCAATGGCGGCGGGGCCGTGATGACCTCCGGTGATCCCCGGTTCAGGGAATACGGGCTGGCCTTCCCGGGGGCTGCTGTATGGGAAGAAGCGGCGGGACGGGCGGAGAATATCAGGCGTGCAGAATCGGCGAATACAGCCATTGTCTTCGCCGACTATGCACTTGCGGAATCGGGAACGGTTGTGGTGGAGAGCCGTCCCGATCAGGGCCGGTCGCTCCATTTCCTGCCGTCCCATTATATTGCGGTGATTGAGCGTGAGCAGCTGGTGCTTCGCTCCACTGATGCCGCTGCGGCGCTTAACCGGAGAATTCAGGCCGGGGAACCGGTGGGCTCATCGATTAATTTCATCTCCGGCCCCTCCAATTCCGCGGATATTGAAATGAAGCTGGTAGTCGGGGTGCACGGCCCGCTAAGGGCTACTTATGTGTTGATTACGGAATAG
- a CDS encoding LutB/LldF family L-lactate oxidation iron-sulfur protein gives MSLQTDSRKFSERTSEGIGDSSMRSAVGSAQDSLKTRRLTAAAALGDWEKWRTVGQLIRQHTLANLDFYLEQLADNVERQGGHIYFAATKEEASSYIRDVIVRKQATRIVKSKSMVTEEIELNRVLLEAGCEVIETDLGEYILQMDDWDPPSHIVAPALHKDREQIRRVFAEKLGYTGDETPEKLAGFARTVLRQKFLEAEVGITGCNFAIANLGAINLVTNEGNGDLTAAIPKTHIAVMGMERIVPTLEEMEILDNLLCRSAVGQKLTSYITVMGPSAAGETDGPEEFHLVVVDNGRSDILGSEFGEALQCIRCGACLNVCPVYRHIGGHAYGSIYPGPIGAVITPLLGGYDDYKELPYASSLCGACTDVCPVRIPLHEQLVMHRQNIVEEKRTGAADRIQMKAAAKLLSSPALFGRTLRLAHSASRIMSKHGRIVRGPAILQGWIGSRDLKQPVKPQDSFRAWLKKRKGGAEQ, from the coding sequence TTGAGCCTGCAAACCGATTCACGTAAATTCAGCGAACGGACCTCGGAGGGCATTGGGGATTCCTCTATGCGCAGTGCCGTGGGGTCGGCACAGGACAGCCTCAAGACCAGGCGGCTGACCGCCGCTGCAGCACTGGGGGATTGGGAAAAGTGGCGGACGGTCGGCCAGCTGATCCGTCAGCATACGCTGGCCAACCTGGATTTTTATCTGGAGCAGCTTGCGGATAATGTTGAGCGGCAAGGCGGACATATCTATTTTGCCGCAACCAAAGAAGAGGCCAGCAGTTATATACGGGATGTCATTGTCCGCAAGCAGGCGACCCGAATCGTCAAGTCCAAGTCGATGGTTACGGAGGAGATCGAGCTGAACCGGGTGCTGCTCGAAGCCGGCTGTGAAGTGATTGAGACCGATCTGGGAGAGTACATCCTGCAGATGGATGACTGGGACCCTCCCTCCCATATCGTAGCGCCCGCCCTGCATAAGGACCGGGAGCAAATCAGGCGCGTCTTCGCAGAGAAGCTGGGATATACCGGCGATGAGACGCCGGAGAAGCTGGCCGGGTTCGCCCGTACCGTCCTGCGCCAGAAGTTCCTGGAGGCAGAGGTCGGGATCACGGGCTGTAATTTCGCTATCGCCAATCTGGGGGCCATTAATCTGGTTACGAATGAAGGGAACGGCGACCTCACCGCTGCGATCCCCAAGACGCATATTGCGGTCATGGGCATGGAGCGGATTGTACCCACGCTTGAAGAAATGGAGATCCTGGATAATCTGCTCTGCCGCAGTGCTGTCGGCCAGAAGCTGACCAGCTATATCACGGTCATGGGACCCTCAGCGGCAGGTGAGACCGACGGACCGGAGGAATTCCATCTGGTGGTCGTTGATAACGGCCGCTCCGATATTCTGGGAAGTGAATTTGGCGAAGCCTTACAATGTATCCGCTGCGGGGCCTGCCTGAATGTCTGTCCGGTCTACCGTCATATCGGCGGGCACGCTTACGGATCGATCTATCCGGGTCCGATTGGGGCGGTCATTACGCCGCTGCTTGGCGGTTATGACGATTATAAGGAGTTGCCCTATGCCTCCAGTCTCTGCGGGGCGTGTACCGATGTTTGTCCGGTAAGAATCCCGCTGCATGAGCAGCTTGTTATGCACCGCCAGAACATTGTGGAAGAGAAGAGGACCGGCGCGGCCGACCGGATTCAGATGAAGGCCGCCGCCAAGCTGCTCTCCTCCCCTGCCCTGTTCGGCAGGACCCTCAGACTCGCCCATTCTGCCAGCCGGATCATGAGCAAGCACGGACGTATTGTACGGGGCCCGGCTATCCTTCAGGGATGGATTGGTTCACGCGACCTGAAGCAGCCCGTCAAGCCGCAGGACAGCTTCCGGGCATGGCTGAAGAAGCGCAAAGGAGGAGCTGAGCAATGA
- a CDS encoding (Fe-S)-binding protein: MKVSIFSTCLVDLMTPSAGIAMVEILERLGCEIDYPASQVCCGQPTYNSGYLQESKLAMQNMMLAFEASDYVVGPSGSCIAMFHEYPKIFSGDPEWELKAVALKEKSYELTQFIVKVLGVTDVGATLEGTATYHRSCHMTRLLGEKETPFQLLEQVKGLKLEPLKNSDNCCGFGGTFAVKMPEISEQMADEKCGCVLDTGADILISADMGCLMNIGGRLSRKGEPVRVMHIAEVLNQHAPAVNKGGS; encoded by the coding sequence GTGAAAGTCAGTATTTTTTCCACTTGTCTGGTAGATCTTATGACTCCGAGTGCCGGTATTGCCATGGTGGAGATCCTGGAGCGGCTCGGCTGCGAGATTGATTACCCCGCTTCACAGGTCTGCTGCGGCCAGCCCACTTACAACAGCGGTTATCTGCAGGAATCCAAGCTTGCCATGCAGAACATGATGCTGGCCTTCGAGGCTTCGGATTATGTCGTAGGTCCCTCCGGCTCCTGCATCGCTATGTTTCATGAATACCCGAAGATCTTCAGCGGGGACCCAGAGTGGGAATTGAAAGCGGTTGCTCTAAAAGAAAAATCATATGAACTCACCCAATTCATTGTAAAAGTGCTGGGTGTCACCGATGTCGGTGCCACGCTTGAAGGAACAGCCACTTACCACCGCTCCTGCCATATGACGAGGCTGCTGGGAGAGAAGGAAACGCCCTTCCAGCTGCTGGAGCAGGTGAAGGGACTGAAGCTTGAGCCGCTCAAGAACAGCGACAACTGCTGCGGGTTCGGCGGCACCTTTGCGGTGAAGATGCCTGAAATCTCGGAACAAATGGCCGATGAGAAATGCGGCTGTGTGCTGGATACCGGAGCCGATATCCTGATCAGTGCAGATATGGGCTGCCTCATGAACATCGGCGGACGCCTGTCCCGCAAGGGTGAGCCGGTACGGGTCATGCATATTGCAGAGGTGCTGAACCAGCATGCGCCTGCGGTCAACAAAGGGGGAAGCTGA